A stretch of Thermostichus vulcanus str. 'Rupite' DNA encodes these proteins:
- the rpiA gene encoding ribose-5-phosphate isomerase RpiA translates to MATQDELKQAAARAAAHKVQSGMVVGLGTGSTAAFAVSALAERMQTEGLKLIGVPTSVRTAEQARSLGIPLATLEEQPHLDMAIDGADEIEIGSLNLIKGAGGALLREKLVEASAAELIIIADASKKVTQLGTRFALPVEVVRFGWKATFARVEALGCTPVLRLDEKGDPYLTDEQHYILDCQFGPMADPAKLADQLKGTVGVVEHGLFIGMAKEAIIALQDGIETLVPTP, encoded by the coding sequence ATGGCCACGCAAGATGAACTGAAGCAAGCCGCCGCTCGTGCTGCTGCCCATAAGGTGCAATCGGGCATGGTGGTCGGTCTGGGCACGGGATCCACCGCCGCTTTTGCCGTCAGTGCCCTGGCTGAGCGGATGCAAACGGAGGGGTTGAAGCTGATCGGGGTACCCACCTCCGTCCGAACGGCAGAACAGGCCCGCTCCCTCGGGATCCCCTTGGCCACCCTGGAGGAGCAACCCCATCTGGATATGGCCATTGACGGGGCTGATGAGATCGAGATCGGATCCCTGAATTTGATCAAGGGGGCGGGTGGAGCTCTGTTGCGGGAAAAATTGGTGGAAGCCAGCGCCGCCGAGCTGATCATCATCGCTGATGCTTCTAAAAAAGTGACCCAATTGGGTACCCGCTTTGCTTTGCCGGTAGAGGTGGTGCGCTTTGGTTGGAAAGCTACCTTTGCCCGGGTTGAGGCATTGGGCTGTACCCCCGTTTTGCGGCTAGATGAGAAGGGGGATCCCTACCTCACGGATGAGCAGCACTACATTCTGGATTGCCAGTTTGGCCCCATGGCAGATCCGGCCAAGCTTGCCGATCAACTCAAGGGAACGGTGGGTGTTGTGGAGCATGGTCTGTTCATTGGTATGGCCAAAGAAGCCATCATCGCGCTCCAGGATGGAATCGAAACCTTGGTTCCCACTCCTTAA
- a CDS encoding NHL repeat-containing protein, translating to MSRIMPRRVPSTPPSLPVLGALVLALSACGNLSSSTLSPSVVPPSALQPVFTPSPSPPAPDSLTLQQARQSGLSVPDNRIVLLLQEQGSDLVAQLPASEVDRWLARTSEWPGVEGIDLSITRGSYRQTATATLRQGQPATFTFTNPPAGEAELSAIAYRGSTTLAQGKGSLTLSPRTSGSGASTNNSANSNRRLSLLVLSEVEVPLLHAGSPEVTPGQPLLLSGENLERVEAVLFASAANPSRILRGEIRSRSEGRLTVMPPLSLSGSVWVAFADASGQGLGTLILDWPVATRSPSPSPTPTATATPAWVVETLSIGNTSVSNADTESTLSVREIAGIAVDPEGYLYLADAAQHRIFRLSPEGELKVWAGAGTAGYQDGLADQARFDAPQGLLWDPEGGLWVADSGNHCLRYIDRQQQVTTFAGTCEAGYRDGDPTQAQFRAPVGLALGPDGSLYVADRADHRIRRITAEGEVMTVAGTGQAGSADGPAEQGQLSQPTAVAVEANGRVWIADQGNHRIRVLLPGGQLTTLSGQEAGYADGPLAQARFQFPSGLAFDATGILWVADRDNHRIRRLNPRGQVSTLAGQDEPGWQDGPAAQARFEQPSTLALLPDGSVVVADAGLPGLRRLSLLPTLSATPAPVGSL from the coding sequence ATGAGTCGGATCATGCCACGACGGGTTCCTTCTACGCCGCCATCTCTGCCTGTTTTGGGTGCCCTAGTGCTGGCTCTCTCTGCTTGTGGCAACCTCTCTTCTTCTACCCTATCCCCCAGTGTTGTTCCGCCCTCAGCTCTACAACCAGTCTTCACCCCTAGCCCTTCTCCGCCAGCACCAGATTCTCTGACTCTGCAACAAGCGCGTCAGTCGGGTTTGTCGGTGCCAGACAACCGCATCGTTCTGCTGCTCCAGGAACAGGGATCCGACCTAGTGGCCCAGTTACCAGCCTCAGAAGTGGATCGTTGGTTGGCCCGCACCTCTGAGTGGCCGGGAGTGGAAGGGATCGACCTCAGCATCACTCGGGGCTCCTATCGCCAAACCGCCACGGCCACCCTTCGCCAGGGGCAACCCGCCACCTTCACCTTTACCAATCCCCCGGCTGGGGAAGCTGAGCTGAGTGCGATTGCCTACCGGGGCTCAACCACTTTGGCCCAAGGGAAGGGATCCCTGACCCTTTCTCCTCGCACCAGCGGTTCTGGTGCCAGTACCAACAACAGCGCCAACAGTAATCGTCGCCTTTCCCTGTTGGTTCTCTCCGAGGTGGAGGTGCCCCTACTCCATGCCGGATCTCCCGAGGTGACTCCGGGGCAACCGCTGCTGCTCTCAGGGGAAAATCTGGAACGAGTCGAAGCGGTTCTCTTTGCTTCGGCAGCCAACCCCAGTCGTATCCTCAGGGGCGAGATCCGCTCCCGCAGCGAAGGCCGTCTGACGGTGATGCCCCCTTTGTCTCTCTCTGGCTCCGTCTGGGTAGCCTTTGCCGATGCTTCGGGGCAGGGCTTGGGAACCTTGATCCTCGACTGGCCGGTGGCGACTCGTTCCCCCAGTCCTTCTCCCACACCCACTGCCACAGCAACGCCAGCCTGGGTTGTGGAAACCTTATCGATCGGCAACACTTCCGTTTCTAATGCCGACACAGAATCCACGCTCTCGGTGCGAGAGATCGCTGGCATTGCCGTGGATCCTGAGGGATACCTCTATTTAGCGGATGCAGCCCAGCATCGAATTTTTCGCCTTTCTCCAGAAGGAGAGCTAAAGGTTTGGGCAGGTGCCGGCACCGCTGGCTATCAGGATGGGTTAGCCGATCAGGCGCGGTTTGATGCTCCCCAAGGGCTGCTCTGGGATCCGGAGGGAGGGCTGTGGGTGGCAGACAGTGGCAACCATTGCCTGCGCTATATCGACCGTCAACAACAAGTCACCACCTTTGCCGGCACTTGTGAGGCTGGATACCGGGATGGGGATCCCACTCAGGCTCAGTTTCGTGCGCCCGTTGGCTTAGCCTTAGGGCCAGATGGTAGCCTTTATGTTGCGGATCGAGCCGACCACCGCATCCGCCGCATTACTGCCGAAGGGGAAGTTATGACGGTGGCCGGTACGGGGCAGGCGGGATCCGCAGATGGCCCAGCTGAGCAAGGGCAGTTGTCTCAACCGACGGCAGTTGCGGTGGAAGCCAACGGACGGGTTTGGATCGCGGATCAAGGCAACCACCGCATTCGGGTGCTATTGCCCGGTGGGCAGCTGACCACTTTATCAGGACAGGAGGCGGGCTATGCGGATGGCCCGCTAGCTCAGGCCCGCTTTCAATTTCCCAGTGGGCTAGCCTTTGATGCCACAGGGATCCTCTGGGTAGCGGATCGAGATAACCATCGCATTCGTCGCCTCAATCCCAGAGGTCAAGTTTCTACCTTGGCAGGCCAGGATGAACCCGGCTGGCAGGATGGCCCGGCTGCCCAAGCGCGCTTTGAGCAACCTTCCACCTTGGCCTTGTTACCGGATGGCAGTGTGGTGGTGGCAGATGCAGGATTGCCGGGATTGCGCCGCCTAAGCCTTCTCCCCACGTTGTCAGCGACTCCAGCACCGGTGGGATCCCTGTAG